Proteins co-encoded in one Populus trichocarpa isolate Nisqually-1 chromosome 10, P.trichocarpa_v4.1, whole genome shotgun sequence genomic window:
- the LOC7491614 gene encoding pentatricopeptide repeat-containing protein At5g04780, mitochondrial — MNTFRIFCNKKRFSENFIVYRKHFCSLGNATKKPEIITQQDFFFDATKVLKLHSLLQFCAKNREPITGKACHGQVIRLGLETDTLTSNMLMNMYSKCGLIRRACKVFDEIPERSMVSWNIMIGTCVQNGEEEKAIDIFLEMQREGSPCSEFTVSSVVCACAAKGDVFFCRQLHAFAIKAVVDADVFVGTALIDVYAKCGSIEDASCVFEGMPERNDVTWSSIVAGFVQNELYEEGLVLFARGKEMGLENNQFMISSVIRACAGLAALIEGRQVHAIVCRTGFGPNNFVASALVDMYAKCGSIEEAYVLFCNIEKKNVVLWNAIISGFAKHACSSEVMNLFEEMQQTGMQPDEVTYVAVLSACVHVGLVDKGRSYFDLMTREHNVSPNVLHYSCMVDILGRGGLVHEAHELMTKMPFAATASMWGSLLASCRIHGNLELAEIAAKNLFEMEPDRGGNYVLLANTYAASKKWEEAAKARKSLKGSEILKERGKSWIEIKDKVHTFMAGERTHPRITDIYLELNNLLEEMTKLVNKAETDFDLHDL; from the coding sequence ATGAATACATTTAGGATCTTTTGCAACAAGAAGAGATTCAgtgaaaattttattgtttaccGTAAACACTTCTGTTCCTTAGGTAACGCTACCAAAAAACCTGAAATTATAACTCAACAAGACTTTTTCTTTGACGCCACCAAAGTATTAAAGTTGCATTCTTTACTACAATTCTGTGCAAAAAATCGAGAACCCATTACAGGTAAGGCCTGCCATGGACAAGTGATTCGATTGGGGTTAGAAACAGATACCTTAACATCAAATATGTTGATGAATATGTACTCGAAATGTGGTCTAATTCGTCGTGCTTGTaaggtgtttgatgaaataCCTGAGAGAAGTATGGTTTCATGGAATATAATGATCGGTACTTGTGTACAGAATGGAGAGGAGGAAAAGGCTATCGACATTTTCTTGGAAATGCAAAGAGAAGGAAGCCCATGCAGCGAATTCACGGTTTCTAGTGTTGTTTGTGCTTGTGCTGCTAAAGGTGACGTCTTTTTCTGTAGGCAGTTGCATGCCTTTGCTATCAAGGCTGTGGTGGATGCTGATGTTTTTGTGGGTACTGCATTGATTGATGTTTATGCAAAATGTGGGTCGATTGAAGATGCAAGTTGTGTTTTTGAAGGGATGCCTGAGAGGAATGATGTTACGTGGAGTTCAATAGTGGCAGGGTTTGTGCAAAATGAACTTTATGAAGAGGGCTTGGTGTTGTTTGCTAGAGGGAAGGAAATGGGGCTTGAAAATAATCAGTTTATGATATCATCCGTTATTAGGGCTTGTGCAGGGTTGGCAGCTTTGATTGAAGGGAGGCAGGTGCATGCTATTGTTTGTAGAACTGGTTTTGGTCCGAATAATTTTGTTGCTTCCGCTCTTGTAGACATGTATGCCAAATGTGGTAGCATAGAAGAggcttatgttttgttttgtaatataGAGAAAAAGAATGTTGTCTTGTGGAATGCTATAATTTCCGGGTTTGCTAAACATGCTTGCTCTTCGGAAGTGATGAACTTATTCGAGGAAATGCAGCAGACGGGTATGCAACCGGATGAAGTGACTTATGTTGCAGTATTATCCGCATGTGTTCATGTAGGTTTGGTGGACAAGGGACGAAGCTATTTCGACCTTATGACAAGAGAGCACAACGTGTCACCAAATGTCCTTCATTATTCATGCATGGTTGATATTCTTGGCAGGGGAGGACTGGTTCATGAAGCTCATGAGTTGATGACGAAAATGCCATTTGCTGCTACTGCTTCAATGTGGGGATCACTTTTGGCCTCTTGCAGGATTCATGGGAATCTTGAATTAGCTGAGATTGCAGCTAAGAACTTGTTCGAGATGGAACCTGACCGTGGAGGAAACTATGTTCTACTGGCAAACACATACGCTGCTAGTAAAAAGTGGGAGGAAGCTGCAAAAGCAAGGAAGTCCCTCAAGGGGAGTGAGATCTTGAAGGAGAGGGGCAAGAGTTGGATCGAAATTAAGGACAAAGTTCACACTTTTATGGCTGGCGAGAGAACCCATCCTAGAATAACTGATATATATTTAGAGTTGAATAACTTGCTAGAAGAGATGACTAAATTAGTTAATAAAGCTGAGACCGACTTTGACCTTCATGATCTCTAA
- the LOC7491613 gene encoding 40S ribosomal protein S17-4: MGRVRTKTVKKSSRQVIERYYSKMTLDFHTNKKILEEVAIIPSKRLRNKIAGFSTHLMKRIQKGPVRGISLKLQEEERERRMDFVPEESAIKIHEIKVDKETIDMLAALGMSDVPGLVEVEPQPMLPTQGFGRGGGARRFLS; encoded by the coding sequence ATGGGTCGTGTTCGTACCAAGACAGTGAAGAAGTCTTCACGCCAGGTCATTGAGAGGTACTACTCTAAAATGACCTTGGATTTCCACACCAACAAGAAGATTTTGGAAGAGGTTGCTATCATCCCCTCGAAGCGTCTCCGCAACAAGATTGCTGGGTTCTCTACCCATCTAATGAAGCGTATTCAGAAGGGACCAGTTCGTGGCATCTCACTGAAACTACAAGAGGAAGAGCGTGAGCGTCGCATGGATTTCGTGCCTGAGGAGTCTGCCATTAAGATCCATGAGATTAAGGTTGACAAAGAGACCATTGACATGCTTGCCGCTCTTGGGATGTCAGATGTTCCTGGGCTTGTTGAAGTTGAGCCTCAGCCTATGCTTCCCACTCAGGGATTCGGTAGAGGAGGTGGTGCTAGGAGGTTCTTGAGTTAA